A single window of Nicotiana sylvestris chromosome 3, ASM39365v2, whole genome shotgun sequence DNA harbors:
- the LOC138887278 gene encoding uncharacterized protein, producing MGNKVRWPKEMRSNPNKRNPDHWCEFHNDHSHKIADCRLLQGEVDHLLKQGYLTELLSEKGKQAYMKNIHEPPKPHSPKMTVNVISGGEEIKGVTYTTTNKVSKVTITYRKRVRHVLEEESITFYDANAYGVLTSHNDALVISLLVHDTNVKRVLIDLGSSVNIILLRVLNEMQVEDKLVPKAHTLSGFDNSSVVTKMEVTLATFAEGVVKDMKFQVIEIEMAYNKILGRPWIHEIDVVPSTLHQVIKFPSPWGICQIRGDQQTSRSINSVSDSTTKNEEK from the coding sequence ATGGGTAATAAGGTgcggtggccaaaagaaatgagatcaaatCCAAATAAACGTAATCCTGACCAttggtgtgaatttcacaacgatcataGTCATAAAATAGCAGATTGTAGATTGCTACAAGGAGAAGTCgaccatctattgaagcaagggtatcTCACCGAACTATTAagtgaaaaaggtaaacaagcaTACATGAAGAACATACATGAGCCTCCTAAACCACATTCTCCGAAAATGACCGTTAATGTTATAAGCGGGGGCGAAGAAATCAAAGGCGTAACATATACAACGACCAATAAAGTTTCTAAAGTTACAATTACCTACAGGAAGCGGGTCCGACATGTTTTGGAGGAAGAAAGTATTACATTTTATGATGCAAATGCGTACGGCGTATTAACCTcacacaacgatgcactggtaatctctctacttgtacatgatactaatgtaaaacgagttttgattgatctaggtagttctgtgaacattattttgctaagagtgctAAACGAGATGCAAGTTGAAGATAAGCTAGTACCTAAGGCACATACCTTGTCTGGATTCGATAATTCAAGTGTTGTGACAAAAATGGAGGTAACACTTGCAACATTCGCAGAAGGGGTTGTCAAAGATATGAAATTTCAGGTTATAGAGATAGAAATGGCTTACAATAAGATTCTCGGGAGACCTTGGATCCACGAGATAGATGTTGTCCCGTCTaccttacatcaagttattaaatttccatcaccatggggaatatgtcaaatccgtGGGGATCAACAGACATCTAGGAGCATCAATTCTGTATCAGATTCAACTACGAAAAACGAAGAAAAGTAG